A stretch of the Quercus lobata isolate SW786 unplaced genomic scaffold, ValleyOak3.0 Primary Assembly Scq3eQI_2004, whole genome shotgun sequence genome encodes the following:
- the LOC115973114 gene encoding protein GRAVITROPIC IN THE LIGHT 1-like: protein MTSKASNFSDLIQRVAASCLLHPLAASRHENRAGDEEDGSESESESEAEFKSEEEEEEAAEEKEKYKEWWEGTKEEARIEKMMEMERVMKEVFEAVSSMKRAYSTLQQAHCPWDPEKIRVADVAVVGELKRLAVLRERFRRSSYNGSRGGGRSGGVVGVREVVAPYEAAVEELKREVKVREVEVENLKEKLRNVATLTTATATTTTVTNGKKGRSHSHSLSKKKLSCTLQPQGAVAPTSELFETTMSQVREASKSFTSLLLSHMRSAHWDIAAAVRSIEAATTATDSITFTNNTSSAIASHHAKYALESYISRKIFQGFDHETFYMDGSLSSLLNPDQFRRDCFTQYRDMKAMDPSELLGILPTCHFGKFCSKRYLSIVHPKMEESLFGDLEQRRQVLAGNHPRSQFYVEFLQLAKAVWLLHLLAFSLDPAPSQFEASRGAELHPQYMESVVKFSNGRMPAGQIVGFPVSPGFKLGNGSVIKARVYLVSRT, encoded by the exons ATGACAAGCAAGGCGTCAAATTTCTCGGATCTGATCCAAAGAGTCGCCGCCTCTTGCTTGCTTCATCCACTAGCCGCGAGCCGCCACGAGAATCGAGCTGGAGATGAGGAAGACGGGTCCGAGTCCGAGTCAGAGTCAGAGGCAGAGTTCAAGtccgaagaagaagaagaagaagcagcagaAGAGAAGGAAAAGTACAAGGAATGGTGGGAAGGGACGAAGGAAGAGGCGAGGATAGAGAAAATGATGGAGATGGAGAGAGTGATGAAGGAAGTGTTCGAGGCAGTGTCGTCGATGAAGAGAGCTTACTCGACCCTGCAACAAGCGCATTGCCCGTGGGACCCGGAGAAGATAAGGGTGGCTGACGTGGCAGTGGTGGGTGAGCTGAAGAGGCTGGCtgtgttgagagagagattcaGGAGGAGTAGCTACAATGGAAGtagaggaggaggaagaagtGGAGGAGTAGTGGGGGTGAGAGAGGTGGTGGCGCCGTATGAGGCGGCGGTGGAGGAGCTGAAGAGGGAGGTGAAGGTGAGGGAAGTGGAGGTGGAGAATCTGAAGGAGAAGCTTAGGAATGTTGCTACACTCACTACTGCTACtgctactactactactgttACCAATGGAAAGAAGGGAAGGTCCCACTCTCACTCTTTGTCAAAAAAGAAGCTTTCTTGCACTCTTCAACCTCAAG GTGCAGTAGCCCCAACTTCTGAGCTCTTTGAAACTACAATGAGCCAGGTTAGAGAGGCATCCAAGTCCTTCACATCCCTCCTCCTCTCCCACATGCGCTCTGCCCACTGGGACATTGCTGCTGCTGTCCGTTCCATTGAAGCTGCCACCACTGCCACTGATAGTATCACCTTTACCAACAACACTTCATCTGCCATTGCTAGCCACCATGCCAAATATGCTCTTGAATCCTACATTTCCCGCAAAATCTTTCAAGGATTTGACCATGAGACCTTCTACATGGATGGCAGCCTCTCATCCCTCCTCAATCCAGACCAGTTTCGCCGTGACTGCTTCACCCAGTACCGCGATATGAAGGCAATGGACCCTTCTGAACTTCTTGGGATCTTGCCGACCTGTCACTTTGGCAAATTCTGCTCCAAGAGGTACCTTTCCATTGTTCATCCCAAAATGGAGGAGTCCTTGTTTGGAGACTTGGAACAGCGGCGCCAGGTATTGGCCGGGAACCATCCTAGGAGTCAGTTTTATGTTGAATTCTTGCAACTTGCCAAGGCTGTGTGGCTGCTTCACTTGCTGGCATTCTCACTTGACCCAGCACCTAGTCAGTTCGAGGCAAGTCGGGGAGCTGAGCTTCATCCACAGTATATGGAGAGTGTTGTTAAGTTTTCAAACGGGCGCATGCCTGCAGGTCAAATTGTGGGTTTCCCAGTTAGTCCTGGATTCAAGCTTGGAAACGGTTCGGTTATTAAGGCTAGGGTTTATCTGGTATCTAGGACGTAA